A genomic window from Arthrobacter globiformis includes:
- the dinB gene encoding DNA polymerase IV, translating to MHVDMDAFFVSVELRARPDLRGRPVIVGFPAERSVVLSASYEARRFGVKSAMPMAVAYRLCPQATIIEPRHKLYYEVSGQLMAIFESITELVEPLSVDEAFLDVGGAIRRLGPPLEIGQLIRRRVAGELGITASVGIAASKFVAKIASTRCKPDGILLIRPEQTVPYLHSLPVNALWGVGGKTAEVLARMGIRTVADVAATPVSSLKKVLGATGEHVHRLSWGIDSRTVTPVRVEKSIGAEETFAADTADDVLLHRELLRLSHRTAERLRASGLVARTVALKLRYADFSTVTRSRTVHTPLDSAQLIYAVAIQLLESLGSRPLRVRLVGVRAEQLEAAAQTSLQLSLDRRDDNWRAAEQALDKVAEKFGSKSVLPARLLEPGSGNS from the coding sequence ATGCACGTCGACATGGATGCGTTTTTTGTCTCGGTTGAACTGCGGGCCCGCCCTGACCTGCGCGGCCGGCCGGTCATCGTGGGCTTTCCTGCGGAGCGCTCCGTGGTGCTGTCTGCCTCGTACGAGGCACGCAGGTTCGGAGTGAAATCGGCCATGCCCATGGCTGTCGCATACCGGCTGTGTCCGCAGGCCACCATCATCGAGCCCAGGCACAAGCTGTACTACGAAGTGTCTGGCCAGCTGATGGCGATATTTGAGTCCATCACGGAGCTCGTTGAGCCACTCAGTGTTGACGAGGCATTCCTGGACGTCGGAGGCGCGATCCGCAGGCTCGGCCCGCCGCTGGAAATCGGGCAGTTGATCCGGCGGAGGGTGGCGGGCGAACTGGGCATCACAGCGTCAGTGGGGATCGCCGCCAGCAAGTTCGTGGCCAAGATCGCCTCAACCCGGTGCAAGCCGGACGGCATCCTGCTCATCCGGCCGGAGCAGACCGTACCGTATCTTCACAGCCTTCCGGTCAATGCCCTGTGGGGTGTCGGGGGCAAGACGGCGGAGGTGCTGGCGCGTATGGGAATCCGTACCGTGGCGGACGTCGCCGCGACGCCGGTCTCCTCGCTCAAGAAGGTGCTGGGCGCCACCGGTGAGCACGTCCACCGGCTCTCCTGGGGTATCGACAGCCGGACGGTCACCCCGGTGCGGGTTGAGAAAAGCATCGGAGCGGAGGAAACGTTCGCTGCGGACACGGCGGACGATGTCCTGCTGCACAGGGAGCTGCTGCGGCTGTCCCACCGCACCGCCGAGCGGCTTCGCGCTTCGGGGCTGGTGGCCCGGACGGTGGCGCTCAAGCTGCGGTACGCCGATTTCTCCACTGTGACCCGAAGCCGCACCGTCCACACGCCACTGGACAGCGCGCAGCTCATCTATGCCGTGGCCATCCAGCTGCTGGAGTCACTGGGCAGCCGGCCCCTGAGGGTCCGGCTGGTGGGCGTCCGTGCGGAGCAGCTGGAAGCGGCCGCCCAGACATCCCTCCAGCTGAGCCTGGATAGGCGCGATGACAACTGGCGGGCCGCCGAACAGGCGCTGGACAAGGTGGCCGAGAAATTCGGCAGCAAGTCCGTGCTTCCGGCCCGGCTGCTTGAGCCGGGAAGTGGCAACTCCTGA
- the mraZ gene encoding division/cell wall cluster transcriptional repressor MraZ, whose protein sequence is MFLGTHSPRLDEKGRIILPAKFREELAGGLVLTRGQERCIYVFSEQEFARVHEQIREAPISNKQARDYIRVFLSGASDEVPDKQGRVTIPPALREYAGLGRELAVIGAGTRAEIWDAQAWNTYLAEKETSFAETDNPIAGIL, encoded by the coding sequence GTGTTCCTTGGGACACACTCGCCGCGTCTTGACGAAAAGGGCAGGATCATTCTTCCCGCCAAGTTCCGTGAGGAGCTTGCCGGCGGACTTGTTCTCACCAGAGGCCAGGAGCGCTGCATCTACGTCTTCAGCGAGCAGGAATTCGCGAGGGTTCACGAGCAGATCCGGGAGGCTCCGATCTCCAACAAGCAGGCTCGTGACTACATCCGGGTTTTTCTCTCTGGAGCCTCGGACGAGGTGCCTGACAAGCAGGGGCGCGTGACCATACCTCCCGCGCTCCGGGAGTATGCAGGGCTCGGCAGGGAGTTGGCCGTTATTGGGGCCGGCACCCGGGCTGAGATCTGGGACGCCCAGGCTTGGAATACGTACCTGGCAGAGAAGGAAACCTCCTTCGCTGAAACCGACAACCCCATCGCCGGCATCCTTTAG
- a CDS encoding polyprenyl synthetase family protein — protein sequence MMVAEQLRVEQADFVAAVAGKLTDFLTTRQSIMTAISPDIDPIMGSISNLVTGGKRLRALMCYWGWRGAGGPASAEDIVTAGAALELFQAAALIHDDIIDRSDTRRGGPSVHRRFSQLHESQGWALDSERFGHAAAILAGDLCLSFSEEAFTDIGETAASGSRARLIFNLMRSEVMAGQYLDILEEVAGPVRDRAGAVSRAQSIIRFKSAKYSTEHPLALGGALGGASDELLRGYSAFALPLGEAFQLRDDVLGVFGDPVTTGKPAGDDLREGKRTVLVAFALDLATPEESAFIDSKLGSPELSEEDVAEIRRIIADCGALQATEVLIEEFGAAAYAALEVLPLDDLPKTALRRLAEATVSRAA from the coding sequence GTGATGGTGGCCGAGCAGCTTCGCGTGGAACAGGCGGACTTCGTCGCCGCCGTAGCGGGAAAGCTCACAGACTTTTTGACAACCCGGCAGTCGATCATGACGGCAATCTCGCCGGACATCGATCCCATCATGGGGTCCATTTCCAACCTGGTCACCGGCGGAAAACGGCTTCGTGCCCTCATGTGCTATTGGGGCTGGCGCGGAGCGGGGGGCCCCGCCTCGGCCGAGGACATCGTCACAGCAGGCGCCGCGCTTGAGCTGTTCCAGGCGGCAGCCCTGATCCACGACGACATCATCGACCGGTCGGACACCCGCCGCGGCGGACCCAGCGTGCACCGCCGGTTCAGCCAGCTCCACGAGTCCCAGGGCTGGGCCCTCGACAGCGAACGCTTCGGCCACGCCGCGGCCATTCTGGCCGGAGACCTCTGCCTGTCCTTCAGCGAGGAAGCCTTCACCGACATCGGCGAAACGGCAGCCTCCGGAAGCAGGGCAAGGCTGATCTTCAACCTGATGCGTTCGGAGGTCATGGCCGGCCAGTACCTGGACATCCTCGAAGAGGTGGCCGGGCCGGTCCGGGACCGCGCCGGGGCCGTCAGCCGCGCCCAGTCGATCATCCGCTTCAAGTCGGCCAAGTACTCGACGGAACATCCGCTCGCCCTGGGCGGCGCGCTCGGCGGAGCCTCGGACGAACTGCTTCGCGGCTACTCCGCCTTCGCCCTCCCCTTGGGCGAGGCCTTCCAGCTTCGCGACGACGTCCTGGGCGTTTTCGGGGACCCCGTCACCACCGGAAAGCCCGCGGGAGACGACCTCCGGGAAGGCAAGCGGACGGTTCTCGTGGCCTTCGCCCTGGACCTGGCCACCCCCGAGGAGTCCGCGTTCATCGACTCAAAGCTTGGCAGCCCCGAACTGAGCGAGGAAGACGTGGCGGAGATCCGCCGGATCATCGCGGACTGCGGGGCGCTGCAGGCTACGGAAGTGCTGATCGAGGAATTCGGTGCGGCGGCGTACGCGGCACTGGAGGTCCTGCCGCTGGACGACCTCCCCAAGACCGCGCTGCGGCGGCTGGCTGAGGCGACAGTGAGCCGGGCCGCCTGA
- a CDS encoding DUF3040 domain-containing protein, whose translation MPLSEHEQKLLEQLERQLHEDDPKFANSMGSDPGRSWSTRHIVIGVLATLAGVLLLLVGVSLQNIFVGVLGFVVMGAGVYFATMRSVAAGKAKAGGHGRKSKNKSSFMNSLEERWDERRRGES comes from the coding sequence ATGCCGCTCTCGGAGCACGAACAGAAGCTGCTCGAGCAACTCGAGAGGCAACTGCATGAGGACGATCCCAAGTTCGCCAATTCCATGGGCTCGGATCCCGGCCGCAGCTGGTCCACCCGGCACATTGTGATTGGCGTACTGGCCACGCTGGCCGGGGTGCTGCTCCTCCTGGTGGGGGTTTCCCTCCAGAACATATTTGTAGGGGTCCTCGGGTTCGTCGTCATGGGTGCCGGAGTTTACTTTGCCACAATGCGCAGCGTTGCGGCCGGCAAAGCAAAGGCCGGCGGGCATGGCCGTAAGTCGAAGAACAAGAGCTCGTTCATGAACAGCCTCGAAGAACGATGGGATGAAAGGCGCCGCGGGGAGTCCTGA
- a CDS encoding peptidoglycan D,D-transpeptidase FtsI family protein, with protein MSVAQGKSRASKKKAANATKRLRLGLSIMLALLVVVGGKLFLVQGLDVGGMAEAALDNRLRPTVLPAERGSILDANGTVLANSVIRYNITVDQSVNTKTESFKRLEKVNGKDELVTVSRDQGIAELAAVLGMDAEDVRKSVTGTRTYYIVAKDLRPDVENRVSELQIPGIFSEGNSKRVYPNGSVAGGIVGFLENGTTGQAGLEQTQDGILRGTAGKRVFEIGADGLRIPVGIDELTPAQDGKDVKLTLNSDLQYFAQQAIQTQADKLSAEWGVIIVSDVKTGNIIAMADTNTPDPNDPGKVAAKDRGVRSVTAAYEPGSVEKMITAAAVIEEGKAKPLDTFVIPPSLVVDGQQFDDSFSHGTEKRTLAGILGWSMNTGTVMAGQRLTKDQRHDWLQKFGIGEAPEIGLPAEAKGILTPADQWDGRQQYTVLFGQGVSQSTLQTVRAYQSIANDGVMLQPRLIDSYISPDGTEEKVAAKPSRRVVSEETAQQVRDILESAVTEGQIKEAAIDGYRVGAKTGTSQSPCDDGTAGFCGYTASMVGMAPMDDPRFIVEVVLQRPKGSIYGITNGPVFRSVMSQALRTYNVPPSKGTPVRLPQFAK; from the coding sequence ATGAGCGTGGCGCAAGGCAAGAGCAGGGCAAGCAAGAAGAAGGCTGCTAACGCCACGAAGAGGCTCCGCCTCGGACTCAGCATCATGCTTGCGCTGCTGGTGGTTGTCGGCGGAAAGCTGTTCCTGGTGCAGGGACTGGACGTTGGCGGCATGGCTGAAGCTGCCCTTGACAACCGCCTGCGCCCCACTGTGCTGCCGGCCGAACGCGGCAGCATCCTGGACGCGAATGGCACCGTGCTTGCCAACAGTGTTATCCGCTACAACATCACCGTTGACCAGTCTGTAAATACCAAGACCGAATCCTTCAAGCGGCTTGAAAAGGTGAACGGCAAGGACGAGCTGGTCACCGTGTCCCGTGACCAGGGGATCGCTGAACTTGCTGCGGTCCTGGGCATGGATGCCGAGGACGTGCGCAAATCCGTCACCGGGACCAGGACGTACTACATCGTGGCCAAGGACCTCCGGCCAGACGTCGAAAACCGGGTTTCGGAACTGCAGATCCCGGGTATCTTCTCCGAAGGCAACAGCAAGCGCGTCTACCCGAACGGCTCCGTGGCCGGCGGCATTGTGGGCTTCCTGGAGAACGGAACCACCGGCCAGGCCGGCCTCGAACAGACCCAGGACGGGATCCTGCGTGGCACTGCGGGCAAGCGCGTGTTCGAAATCGGCGCCGACGGCCTCCGCATTCCCGTGGGCATCGACGAACTGACGCCCGCGCAGGACGGCAAGGACGTCAAGCTCACCCTGAACTCCGATCTCCAGTACTTCGCCCAGCAGGCCATCCAAACACAGGCGGACAAGCTCAGCGCTGAGTGGGGGGTCATCATCGTTTCGGACGTGAAAACCGGCAACATCATCGCCATGGCCGACACCAACACGCCCGACCCTAACGACCCCGGCAAGGTGGCAGCCAAGGACCGCGGCGTCCGCTCCGTCACCGCGGCGTACGAGCCCGGGTCCGTGGAAAAGATGATCACCGCCGCCGCGGTCATCGAAGAAGGCAAGGCCAAACCGCTGGACACCTTCGTCATCCCGCCGTCCCTGGTGGTGGACGGCCAGCAGTTCGACGATTCCTTTTCCCACGGAACCGAGAAGCGGACCCTGGCGGGCATCCTGGGCTGGTCCATGAACACCGGCACCGTGATGGCGGGCCAGCGCCTCACCAAGGATCAGCGCCACGACTGGCTGCAGAAATTCGGCATCGGCGAGGCGCCGGAGATCGGGTTGCCGGCGGAGGCGAAGGGCATCCTGACCCCGGCCGACCAGTGGGACGGCCGCCAGCAGTACACAGTGCTGTTCGGGCAGGGTGTATCGCAGTCGACACTCCAGACGGTCCGGGCCTACCAGTCCATCGCCAATGACGGCGTGATGCTGCAGCCGCGGCTCATCGACAGCTACATCAGCCCGGACGGGACCGAGGAAAAGGTGGCGGCCAAGCCGTCGCGCAGGGTGGTCTCTGAGGAGACAGCGCAGCAGGTGAGGGACATCCTCGAAAGTGCCGTCACGGAAGGCCAGATCAAGGAGGCCGCCATCGACGGCTACCGGGTCGGGGCCAAGACGGGTACCTCGCAATCGCCCTGCGACGACGGGACCGCAGGCTTCTGCGGCTACACCGCCTCGATGGTGGGGATGGCGCCAATGGACGATCCGCGGTTTATTGTGGAGGTGGTCCTGCAGCGTCCCAAGGGGTCGATTTACGGGATCACCAATGGGCCCGTGTTCCGCTCGGTCATGAGCCAGGCGCTGCGGACGTACAACGTTCCGCCGTCCAAGGGCACGCCCGTCAGGCTGCCGCAGTTCGCCAAATAA
- the rsmH gene encoding 16S rRNA (cytosine(1402)-N(4))-methyltransferase RsmH gives MTEPDEPKPTSERHVPVLKDRCINLLAPGFEAARLRGETPVAIDATLGMGGHSEAMLQRFPDLHLVGIDRDEEALALAGERLKPFAARTDLVHAVYDEIAEVLEDLGIPEVHGILMDLGVSSLQLDERERGFAYSFDAPLDMRMDTSRGQTAADVVNTYSEEELVRIIRKWGEEKFAGRIANRIVNARVAKPFTTTGELVEQIRAVVPAAAAKSGGHPAKRTFQALRIEVNEELEVLERAVPAAVDAIALGGRIVVMSYHSLEDKIVKGVFQTRSKSSAPLGFPVELEEHKAELKTLTKGTEVPTAVEIAENSRAASARLRAVERIRARRAT, from the coding sequence GTGACAGAACCCGACGAGCCGAAGCCTACGTCCGAACGGCATGTGCCGGTCCTGAAGGACCGGTGCATCAATCTTTTGGCGCCCGGATTCGAGGCGGCTCGCCTGCGCGGAGAGACGCCGGTGGCCATCGACGCCACGCTCGGCATGGGCGGGCACTCCGAAGCCATGCTCCAGCGTTTTCCTGACCTGCACCTGGTGGGCATCGACCGTGACGAGGAAGCCCTGGCTCTCGCGGGTGAGCGGCTCAAGCCCTTCGCGGCGCGCACGGACCTGGTCCACGCTGTTTACGACGAAATCGCCGAGGTGCTTGAGGACCTCGGCATTCCCGAAGTCCACGGCATCCTGATGGACCTCGGGGTCTCGTCCCTGCAGCTCGACGAGCGGGAACGTGGTTTCGCCTATTCCTTTGACGCACCCCTGGACATGCGGATGGACACCAGCCGCGGCCAGACGGCGGCGGACGTCGTTAACACTTACAGCGAAGAGGAACTGGTCAGGATCATCCGCAAGTGGGGTGAGGAGAAGTTCGCGGGGCGCATCGCCAACAGGATCGTTAACGCCCGGGTCGCGAAGCCGTTCACCACCACCGGGGAACTCGTCGAACAGATCCGGGCGGTGGTTCCGGCCGCCGCGGCCAAGTCCGGCGGGCACCCGGCCAAACGCACGTTCCAGGCGCTGCGCATCGAAGTCAACGAGGAACTCGAAGTCCTCGAGCGTGCCGTTCCGGCAGCGGTGGATGCCATCGCGCTTGGCGGCCGGATCGTCGTGATGTCCTACCACTCGCTGGAAGACAAGATCGTCAAGGGCGTCTTCCAGACCCGCTCCAAATCGTCAGCTCCGCTCGGATTCCCGGTGGAGCTCGAAGAACACAAGGCCGAACTCAAAACCCTGACCAAAGGCACCGAGGTGCCCACCGCCGTCGAAATCGCAGAGAATTCGCGTGCAGCATCAGCCCGGCTGCGCGCAGTGGAACGTATCAGAGCCAGGAGAGCAACATGA